GACCTACCAATTTCTGATAAACAGAAGCAAAAATGGTAATTAGAATAGCTATGGACCAAAGAACATATTTGTTTTTCATATAATTCGTGTAAAGTTCGTTGTGTATGTAAAGTTTCAACAAATATATGAGAACTGAACATAAAAACACGATCTAGATCATAAATTTGATCTGGACCGCGATAGTTATAATTTATAAATCTGTAATTTTTTTTGAAATATCAGACAGGATATAGTTCTGTGCTTTTCTTCAGTTTTTCAAGGATGAATTCCGGAGTTCGGCGAACTTTATGGCTTTCACTGTCAATAAATGCACAACTTACCATGGCGTTGTTAATAATATTGCCTGAAGAATTACTAATATTAAATTGAAAGCTAATCTTTACCGAAGACAATTCTTTAATAGTGGTTGTGACTGTTAATTCGTCATCGTAAAATGCTGGTTTAATAAACTTACTTTCAAGTTTAATTACCGGCATAAAAATTCCTTTAGATTCTATTGTCGAATATGGAATACCCAACTGTCTCATTGTCTCCCAACGTGCATTCTCATAATATTTAACATAATTAGAATGGTGAACGAAGCCCATTTTGTCTGTTTCGGAGTATTTTACTCTGAATTTGTATTCGTGGGGTGTCATTACTGTTTAATGTCTGCATTGGTGATTAGATCCTTCGGCGTGGTGATGGTCGTGTGTTAAGCAGAATACTCCCGAATCAATAATACCTTCGCTTAAATATTCATTCACAACATCGGTTATATTGCCTTTACAGCCTCTTACAACTTTAATCCCCTGAGAACTAATTGAATTTACAGCTCCTCGTCCCATGTTTCCGGCAAGCATTGTGTCAATGCCCATTTCTATAAAAGTTTCTGCAATATTCGATTTACATCCGCAGGAATCTGAGGCATCAAAATCAGAGATACTCTGAATCTTATTATCATCCGAAATATTTACAATCGCGTAGCTGTTACATTTTC
Above is a genomic segment from Bacteroidota bacterium containing:
- a CDS encoding thioesterase family protein; this encodes MTPHEYKFRVKYSETDKMGFVHHSNYVKYYENARWETMRQLGIPYSTIESKGIFMPVIKLESKFIKPAFYDDELTVTTTIKELSSVKISFQFNISNSSGNIINNAMVSCAFIDSESHKVRRTPEFILEKLKKSTELYPV
- a CDS encoding NifB/NifX family molybdenum-iron cluster-binding protein, which encodes IFLLKLGKYQLFYYEHMFTIILIIYLSTLTLQEIKLHKVKIAIPANGNSVESHFGKCNSYAIVNISDDNKIQSISDFDASDSCGCKSNIAETFIEMGIDTMLAGNMGRGAVNSISSQGIKVVRGCKGNITDVVNEYLSEGIIDSGVFCLTHDHHHAEGSNHQCRH